AACCACCTCCTCAATGGATGCCCGGTCCGTTCGAAAGGAGTTGGCTGGGTGTGCCTTGTCTTCATAACCGAATGAGATCCCGCACAGGACATACCTGTGATCGGGAATGCCAAGATGTCGTCGGATGAAGCCTGCGTGGGATGCGAGAGCCGCCTGGGCAATGCAGGCAACACCCAGTGCTGTCGCTGCCAACATGAAGGTCGTGACATAGGCACCACAGTCCACGGCACCATAAGTGCCAAGCACAGTATCTGTGGTCACGATGGCAACGTGCGGGGCACCGAAGAGGCGAAAATTCTCTGCTGCCTGCTTGGCCGAAGCCTCGCGGTCTCCATGGGCGATGCCAACGGCATCATAGAGTTGGAATCCGCAAGCACGGCGCCGATCCCGATACACGCCGTCATAGGCAACTGGGAACGCGATATCTGGCGCCTGGGCATGAGTAACGGCACGGGATCGTAATCCATCCCGGAAATCATCCGTCGCTGCCCCGCGCGTCACAACAACTTGCCAGGGTTGTACATTGCACCAGGATGGCGTTTGTTGTGCTACTATCAGGATTCTTTTGATGATCTCATCGGGCACAGGATCC
This sequence is a window from Roseomonas gilardii. Protein-coding genes within it:
- a CDS encoding nitroreductase is translated as MIRSEPAGSNVTDELSSIDALHRLLVQRHSCRAFLSDPVPDEIIKRILIVAQQTPSWCNVQPWQVVVTRGAATDDFRDGLRSRAVTHAQAPDIAFPVAYDGVYRDRRRACGFQLYDAVGIAHGDREASAKQAAENFRLFGAPHVAIVTTDTVLGTYGAVDCGAYVTTFMLAATALGVACIAQAALASHAGFIRRHLGIPDHRYVLCGISFGYEDKAHPANSFRTDRASIEEVVQWRS